The DNA window GCGCCGGCCAGCACGAGGCCCGACAGCAAGCCGGGATCCAAACCGGAGGCGTTGTTTTGCGAGGCGCTCGCTGGGTTTGTCAGCGCGGCGCCGGCGGCCGGGTTCGCCTCGGCCGATTTTACTTCCGGCGGCGCAAAGAACCCGTGCGTGGAGAAATGCAGATAGTCGCACGCGGCTGCCGCGGCGCACACGGCGCTCTTCGTCGCGGCCGCTTTCGTCAACTCGGTCGCATGGCCGGCACTGAACTCGGCCCCGAACGACGCTCCGATCGCGGCCACCTCGTCGCGCGTGCCGGGCAGCGCCGGCCAATTGAACGGCTCGCCGCCGCGCATCGCAATGTGGCCCGTCCGCGCCAAATCCTCCCCGCCCGGATCGGCGCCGAAATCCACGTCGCCCACCAACAGCAGCGACGGCTTCTTGTCGGGCGCCGGCCGCGCTGCATCGCCGGCCAGCAATTCCGGCAATAATCGTGGAATCGGCACGATGGCGATCGCTACGTCGTCGATGAGATACGTGCCGGGTTGTTTGCCCGGCAGCGCCGCCCAGGGCAACGGCGCGGTGAGACTGTTCGGCGAAATCAATACCGTCTTGGCGCCGACGATATGTTTTTCCAGCGGTTCCCACAACAATTCCCGCAACTGCGCGCCCGGATCGCCGGCGCTCGTGCCGCCATACGTCCGTCGCCATTGGGCGATCGCCGTTTCAATCGGCTCGCGCGGCCCGAATTCGACGCGCTCGATCGGGGCGTCAGGGCGAATCACGAACGCCAGCAGCCGGTTATGCGAATTGATCGGCTTTCCCTTCTCCACCCGCGCGTAGCGTCGGTAACCAAGGAAGTCGATCAGCACCGTGTCCGCCGGCAGGGCTTTGCGAATTTCGTCCGGGGTGCGGTGTTGCTCATCGAGCTGTTTGCGAAAGTCGGCGCTCAATGCTCCCAAGGCCGCTTGCAATTGATCGACTCTGTCGGCCAGCGCTGTCTCCTCCGCTTGTCGCTCACTTGCCGAGAGTTGCGATTGCCGTGGCAGTGTGGCCAAACGGCGGCTAGCGTCTGCCAATTCGGCTTCGAGCCGGGCCGCCTCGGCATTGCCGCTCTCCGCCAATCGATGATGCAGCCGTTGAATCTGTTGCTGGCGAGCCCCCACTTCTCCCTTCCAACTGAGCACCGCGTGATAGACGCGCTCGGCGGGAGTATTCGACTTGTCCGTCAGCCAGAGATAGGCGTCCAGGCATTGCCAGGCTTGCATTCGCATCGCCTCTTGCTGGCGTTCCGATTGCACGGCGGCAGAATGATCAAGCAGCTCGCGCATGATTCCCAAGGCCCGCGCCGAGAGGCGTTCCGCTTCGCCATAATCTTTCATCAAGCAATCGAGAGTCGCGAGGTTGTTGAGTGCCAACGCATAATCGGAGTGGCGCTCGCCGAGCGTCTGTTTAACGATGGCCTGAGATTGCAGGAAGAGTGGCCTCGCGG is part of the Pirellulales bacterium genome and encodes:
- a CDS encoding CHAT domain-containing protein, with translation LLQSLAIAKETVGEKHPSYASTLDNLANLYLETGDFAKAEPLFRKAMAINEEAVGAKHPAYARNLNNLALLYRETGDYAAARPLFLQSQAIVKQTLGERHSDYALALNNLATLDCLMKDYGEAERLSARALGIMRELLDHSAAVQSERQQEAMRMQAWQCLDAYLWLTDKSNTPAERVYHAVLSWKGEVGARQQQIQRLHHRLAESGNAEAARLEAELADASRRLATLPRQSQLSASERQAEETALADRVDQLQAALGALSADFRKQLDEQHRTPDEIRKALPADTVLIDFLGYRRYARVEKGKPINSHNRLLAFVIRPDAPIERVEFGPREPIETAIAQWRRTYGGTSAGDPGAQLRELLWEPLEKHIVGAKTVLISPNSLTAPLPWAALPGKQPGTYLIDDVAIAIVPIPRLLPELLAGDAARPAPDKKPSLLLVGDVDFGADPGGEDLARTGHIAMRGGEPFNWPALPGTRDEVAAIGASFGAEFSAGHATELTKAAATKSAVCAAAAACDYLHFSTHGFFAPPEVKSAEANPAAGAALTNPASASQNNASGLDPGLLSGLVLAGANRPYSDARDDGVLTALEVADLDLSRVRLVTLSACETGLGQSAGGEGLLGLQRAFQTAGAKTVVASLWKVSDQATQALMSRFYDNLWRKKMSKIEALREAQRWLLHEGPKQPGLLRGLEFSPRPAETPSSTAGLSPRYWAAFELSGDWR